The genomic region TTTTTTCTATTTTTACTTAACAAAAATACTTAACAGACAATAAGAATTGAGAGTTCTTTAGCTTTGACTAGGATTCATTAAAGAAAAGAAGGGTTAAATAAAGCTTCTCATTAAGAGAAGCTTTTATAAGATTATTGAATAGAAAAGCTAAGATTGGGAACGATAGTATAGGTTTGCCCAGCAGCAAAATTATAACTCTGCTCAGTACTCATATCACCAAATTCGATACGAAGTCTGTGATTTCCAGGTAATACTTCAAAGCGATATCCCATGCGTTGACCGTCAAGATACACTTTGAGGCTTTGATTGGAATATTGTATATTTACTTGAGCATTGGCTGGTTGCATATTGATATTAATCGTTAACGGACTTCTTACATCAAAAGTCTGTTCAAAATCCCTATACCCAGGACTAGTAGCTTTGATACTGTGTCTTCCTATGGATAACTCCGTAACATAGGGGAAGTTAAGACTGGCCCCTTGAGCTCCAACCCATTGTCCATCAATATACAAACGCAGAGGCGTAACGGAACTGTTGATGCTAACCCTAGCGGATAGCGGCTGAAAACTTAAGTTAACCTCCCTATCACCATTAACAACGACAGTTTGTTTTATAGTACCCTGATTAGGGCTCTGGGCCTCAATGTTATACGTACCTCTAATCAAAGGGATTCTGGTTGGAAGATTTAAATATCCTTTCCCCCATCTTTGACCATTGATGTATATCATAGCTTTATCAGCAGTTCCGACGAAGGTAACATTGAATTTGTGCTCACTAACAGAACTATTGGAAGAGGAAGACGAAGCAGGAGCGGCACTACGTTGTGCAAACACAGTAAAAGGAATCAATCCAATTAATAATAATAATATAAACCTTTTCATGTATTCTCCTTATCTTTGGATGATCACTATAGAAGATTCATCTTCTATTCGAACACCTTTATTTATACCATAAACAGCATTCTTGTTTTCATCTGCGTTAACAGAGCTAATATTCCCTGCGCTATATATCAAAACCTGACCAGCCGCATATTTTATGGAAGCAACATGTAAAGTGGTCTCTGCCGTATCAAAAGGGACTTCCCATGTACCATATAGTGTAGACCCTTGCATGATAAACAATCGAGCATCAGCTGCGGGTATACTATTATCAGTCAAACCAGTAATATACTGGTTATTAGTATCAAAAGTACCATCACTTTTTAAGCGCCCATAAGAATCAATATAAATTCTAACTTCATCTTGAGGAACACCATTAACATCACCAGCACTAGAATTATAGTAAGGAGTCCCACTAATTCTAATGGTTTCAACCCTTGGTTCTGAAGAAGATGTTCCATTATAACCTTCTTTAGATCCAGTTAAGTCATAAGGGGCTTTAACGTCTCTTTTCAAACTCAGATTGGCACTACCAGAGGTTTGGGATGGGGAACTTGATTCGACAACAGTTCTCGAAGAGGCACCTGAAGGAGCACTCAATTTTAAGTCAAGATCATAGTCTGTGTTATCCCACTGAAGAAATATCAAGATATCCGTACTATTACTAGGTGTCTGATATCCAATTAAATCAGGTAGAATGGTATTACTTCCTGTTATATCAACATACATAGGAACAAAAGTATAACCACTTAACTCTCCAGTTAATTTGTATGTTCCATTTTCAACACCATTAAAAGTATAGGAACCTCCTGAACTCAAATAAGTGGTATAAGTAGAATAACTCCTTAAAACACCATCCTCATATCGAGTTAATTTGACTCGAGTGCTAGACATTCCATAATAATAACTACTAGTTGTAGCAACTTCAGCATTAACAACATTACCACTAACATCATAATTAGCTGTTTCTGTGACAGTTACCTGACAGCTTGATATAAGGCCAATAATGATAGCCATTGATAAAAAAATAATATGATATTTTCTCATTTCTGCTCCTATAAATTTATACTACCTGTAACAAAAAGCACTTACAGTAATCCCACTTTTTTACATGATTATTTCACCATTTTAAGTGAAATTCCATGTTATGATCCTTTTTTTAACAAAACAAGCTCTTTTCTACAATGATTCTAGTAATATTTGTGACAGAATACAAAGAATTATTATTATCTTTATAACGAGCCTTTGTGCTTATCAATTCATCCAAGATTAACAGGTTCTTTTGTGGCTACTATTCGCAGGCGTACATAGTCCGCATACCATTGGCCTTCTCTGTAGTTGGTGAGCACCATTTTTTCCTCAACGTCCTTTAAGATAACCTCCACTTTGTCAGCCCCTATCCCTTCGAGAAAGGACGAACAAAACATGGCGATCCAATTCCGCAATCCATCTTGATCAGATAGGACGGTGGGACGATCAAAGTGTTTAGCATAGACGACGCGGAAGCCTATACCCTCAAGAAGGGTGGAATATTCTCCAAGGGAAGGGAAATACCATTTCTGACGTTTCATATGGTCTTCATAACCTTCCTTCTTAAGTGATTGACATAGGGCCTTCAGGACATGACTCACATTGCCCTGCCCTCCGAACTCGGCTACGAAACGCCCCCCTGGTTTTAGACAATGATAGATGCTTTGGGCGGCCTTTTCTTTTTCCAAGACCCAGTGAAGGGCTGCATTGGAGAAGACCCCATCAAAGCTTTGGTCAAAGTGAAAGTCTTCTGCCCTCTGATTTTCAAAAGTAAGATGGGGGTACTTCTCTTTGGCAGATTTAAGCATATCCTTCGAACTATCTATCCCCACCACATGGGCACCTTCTTGGCTAATCTGATTAGCCAGATCGCCAGTCCCACAACCTAAATCCAGGATGCGTTCCCCCTTCCCGGGGTTCAACATCTCAATAAGCTCTGCTCCGTATTGGGATACAAAGTTATGTTTTGAGTCATATAATTCTGATTTCCATTTCATTTTACTAACTGATACACCCTTGCTTCGTATGGTCTAAGAACAAATTGGTCAATATCTTCCTTGGGATTCACTGAATAATTGCTGATCAATAACTTTAAAGAGTTAAACGCAATCTCTTCAGGTAAGTAGAAGAGAGGGATTTCTTCACTAAAGTTAAGAATCACAAGGAGAACTTGATCCTCTAAAGTTCTTGTGAAGGCATAAATTTCTTTATGCTCTGGAAGGATAATATCATACTGACCGTACACGATGATATCGTATTCTCGCCGAAGGGCAATAAGCTTTTGATAATAGTAGTAAATGGAATTTTTATCGGCCAGGGCTTGTTCCACATTGATATCAACATAGTTAGGATTCACCTGAATCCAGGGGGTACCGGTGGTAAAGCCTCCCTGGGAGCTCCCATCCCATTGGACAGGAGTACGGGCGTTGTCACGGCTCTTTTGCTTTATTAGAGTGAGTATCTCACTGGGATCTCCCCCCTTTAGGTTCACCTCTTCTTTATACCAATTCAGAGTTTCAATATCCCTATAAGCCTCAATGCTCTGGAAATCCACATTGGTCATTCCTATTTCTTCACCTTGATAAATGTAGGGGGTTCCCTGAATGAGGTGATTAAAGGTAGCTAAGAGCTTAGCCGACTCAACACGGTATTCCTGATCATTCCCAAAACGGGAGACAGGTCGAGGTTGATCATGATTACAGAGATAATTACTATTCCATCCTTTCCCGTTTAAATCATTCTGCCAACGATTGGTGATGCGTTTCAAATCTGATAAGGACCAGGATTGTAGACGATCCCGCCCCCCATCCATGTCCATCAACTCGAACTGGAAGACCATATTAAGCACACCAGAGTTTTCATCCGTTAATTCAGACGCTTCTGTTGTGGATATGGAAGGGGTCTCTCCTACGGTTATGATGTCATAATGCTGAAGAACCTTGTCCTTCATTTCCTGCAGATAAGGCATCATCTTAGGACCGTGGAGAAAATGCTGTCCTCCGAACTGATAAGGATGGTCATCTACGACTTCCGCATCAGGATATCCCGGAACTTTGGATATCATATTAATAACATCCATGCGAAAACCATCGATCCCTTTTTCCAGCCACCAGGTCATCATGTTGAATATTTCCGTTCGAAGATCGGGATTATCCCAATTAAGGTCCGGTTGTTTTTTGGAAAAAAGATGGAGGTAATATTCCTGAGTCGGCTCATGGAATTCCCAGGCGGAACCGCTAAACCAGGATTTCCAGTTATTAGGAGGCATCCCATCCCTGCCTTCTTGCCATATATAATAGTCACGATAAGGGTTGTCCCTGGATTTCTTTGATTCTATAAACCATTGGTGTTCATCTGAGGAATGGTTGACCACTAAGTCCATAACCATTTTGATGTCACGTTGGTGCATTTCCCTTAATAGCTCATCCCAATCCTCAAGGGTCCCGAACTCAGCCATAATATCCTGATAATCACTAATATCATAACCATTGTCATCATTAGGGGATTTGTATATAGGGGATAGCCATATGACACCTACCCCAAGATCCTTTAGGTAATCAAGCTTTTGAATGATTCCTTGTAAGTCCCCGATCCCGTCTCCATTGCTGTCATAGAAACTCCGGGGATAGATCTGATACACCACACGTTCTTTCCACCAGGCTTTTTTCATATTTATTAACTCCTACTATATTATTGTAGAGGAGTATCTGAGATTCTGCTGTTTAAATATTCTAAAATGGGAAAAGACAGAACAAGCCAGCTATTATTGCTACATTCCTTTATATTTATATCAAATTGTTCTTCTAACTGATTAATCCGGTATTTCAAAGTATTGATATGAATATTGAGAGTATGGGCTATTTCTTTTTGCCCATATTGATGGCAAATAAGTAGCTCTGCTGTTTTAAAATATTGGCTGTTATTACTAATATCATACTCATATAAATGGATAACCTTGTGGTGAACCAGACTCATTAAATCCATTTGTTTTTCTAAGACACTTAATAGAAAGGGGGACATATGCTCATCGAGTTTAATGAGAAGGGGCCCCTGGGAGGAAAGGGGATAGAGCTTCTTCAATTGCTCATACATATAATAAGTTCGCCTTAGTTCCACATAAGGAAGTCCCACAATGAGCTTAGTATGATTCTCCTGACAAATGGAGGTCCATTGGGACTCTTTCTTAAGATAATCATTATAAGGGACACAGCAGATCCCGCCCTTTGCATCTATATCCACTAAACTAGTAGGATGGATTTCTTTAAAAAGCCTAAGGTAATAGTCCTGACTTTGTTCCAGATCAGATCCTTCCCTTTGGGAAGTTAATAGCAAAAGGACAAAAGAATCATCCATACAAAAATTCTGGATACGCATGTTGTGTTCAATCATTCTATCCGAAGGATTTTGTGTGGTCAGAAGATAATGGAGGAAGAGATTATCCTTAACCCGGTAATGGTGGAATAGTTGATTCCGTTGGAGGATAATGGTAATGGCCTTAAGGGATTCTTCAAAATAAGGCGAATCCAAGTCATAGTTATCGGTTAAGAAACAGGTAACCTTGGCGATGTGCTTACCTTCAGATACACAATCCCCAATCAAACAGTCACGCTTCAACACAGGAGAATGGTGGAGAATAGATCCGTATTTCTTGATTTCCCTATGAATAATGTCTTCAGGCTGTAACCCAACAATAACATCATAGAACTGGTCGACATCCTGAATACTATTATAAATTTCCGTAGCCAAAGGTGAGGCCGCGATCAGGTTATAGGCATTGTCCATAACCCAGATTCCCCCTTTATATTCCTCCTCTATTACTCCTAAAATCTCATCAAGAGACTGATTTGAGTAGAGCAAATCTAACCATTCCATACCTTCTCCTTGTCTTAAAAGGACAAATCAATAAATAAATATCTATAGATTATGTCCGAAGACGTCAAGGAGAGGGAGAGATAAAATAAAACAAAACTTGTGAGGTTAATATGAAAAAACGATTCAGTATCCTATGGGTTTCCTTATTATTACTATCACTTATGGCCTGTGGTAATCATAAAGAAGCTCAGATACATTACACACCAGGAACCTATGAAGGAACCGGTCAAGGTCACAACGGGGACATTGAGGTGGAAGTTACCCTTAGTGAAAACAAAATTGAAAACATCAAGATTGTAAAAAACACCGAAACCGAATCTATAGCTCAAACGGCTATGACGAAAATTCCCGATTCCATCATCAAAGAACAAAGCTTAGCCGTTGATACCGTAACAGGAGCGACCTTAGCTTCAGAAGCTATTGTGAATGCCGTAACAGACGCCCTAAAAAAATCTGGAGTGGATGTTACCAAACTTCAGATAGAAAAGAAGAAGGATGAGAAAACTCAGGTCAAATCCTTAAAGGCTGATATGGTCATCATTGGATCAGGAGCCGCAGGAACTGCCGCCGCCCTAACAGCGACAGAAGAAGGGGCTACCGTCATTGTTCTGGAAAAAGCGCCCGTTCCAGGAGGACTATCAAAACTGGCGGGGGGGATCTTTGCTATAGATTCTACTGATCAAAAGAAGGCTGGAGTAGCAGGAACCTATACCCTTCAAGACATTATTGCAAAATGGCAGAACTACAATGCCTATCTGTCCGATGCGAATATGTTCTATTCTGTATTCCACAATTCTGGTGATACCGCTGATTGGCTAGAACAGAATGGTTTTAATTTTACCTTTGTAGGAAATGAACAAGCAGCTCATGAAGACGACTACCCTACCTATCATGCCTATGCTGATCAAAGTAAGAAATTAGATTACTTCCAAGCCGCTTTGAAGATTGTTGAAGAACGGGGAGGACAAATATTCTACGAAACAACCGCCACCGAACTTGTGGGAGATTCTACAAAAGTAACTGGCGTTAAAGCCAAAGAAGCTAACGGAACCATCCTTAATATAACAAGCCCTCATGTCATCATGGCAACAGGGGGAGCAGGAGCCAACAAAGAACTGATTAAGAAGTACAACGGCTTTGACTTAATGAACATCAGTACAGGAACTCAAACAGGGGATGCTATTAAGATGGGAAAAGCCCTTGGCGTGGGAGAGGGAAAATCTATTGCCGAATTACACGGGGTAACCGTACCAGGATATGTTCCTAATACTCCAGAACGTGAACCCTTAACTTATTTAGCGTACTTCCCCACTTCTGTCTTTATCAATCATTCAGGCTACCGCTTTGTGGAAGAGGACATTGTTTTTGACACAGCCCTGACAGCCAATGCGGCTTATGAACAGGGAGGATCCTATTATTCTGTCATGTCTACAGATATGATTGATACTTTGGAATCCAAAGGACCAACCGCTTATGGAAATTATCCTGATGTGAATTACCAAGTAGGGATGCCCCTCTATCCAGTTAAGGAAGCCTGGACTGGATTAACAGCATCATTAAATAAGGGAGTGGAAGAAGGAACTGTTATCAAAGGTAATACTCTAGAAGATCTAGCCAAAGCGATTGGTGTTGATCCAGCTATCCTTCAAGGAACTTTTGATCAATACAATGACTTTGTTAAAAAAGGGGAAGACAGTATGTTCGGTAAGAAATCCCCCTATCTGGAACCAATGAATGAAGGTCCTTATTATGCAGTGGTTACCGTTCCTGTATCCCTTGGACAAATCGGTGGTCTAGCGGTAGATAGTGGATTACATGCCTTGAACAACCAAGGTAAAGTCATTCAAGGCTTATTTTTAGCTGGTAATGATGTGGCATCAATCTATAATAATACCTACCCAACTGTCGAAGGAATATCCCTGGGATTTGCCTTTAATTCGGGAAGATTAGCGGCTCAAACAGCCCTTAAGAAATAAAACAATATTCAGTAGTAGCCTTTTTTCAACTTAGGGGCTACTACTGCTTATTTAATAATTATTATTTGTAGGCGAATATCCCTTCTGAATGCATTTGTTCAAAGGTCTCAATGGCTGTTCTAACACAGCTATGACAGACTTTCTGCTTTATGCCCTTTTCTTTAAAGTAGGCCTGTCCTTCCTCTGTATTGAGATCACACTGAACCAGTTCTTTACAGAGCATTGTTCCTGTTCTCTTTTCAAATCGGGAAGCTAAATCATGAATGATGAGCTTCTGTTGAACCTTGTCTTCAGGAGTCTCGGGTAAGGGAGAAACAAAGCCTGTTACCATAAAAGCCCCTGTAAGAGCTCCGCACACCGATTGTAATCCTCCCATTCCAGCCCCGAAGGAAGAGGCCATATGGAGGATATCCCTGGAACTTAAGGGGATTAGGTCCTCAAAGGCTATAGCGACAGATTGGGCACAGTTTGTGCTTGTATCGAAATGCTCCAGGGCTTTTTTACATCTATCCATCCTTATGTCTCCTTATACATCCTGAATTTTACTTATGGCCTTAAGAACTACCGACTTGGGTAAGAGAGGTAAGAAAAGCAGGCCTAGTCTAAGTCCGAAGGGCATGACCTTTACATTGAGTTTGCCCTTGACCATACCTCGGTATCCCGCCTGGGCCACTTTTATGGTTTGCAAAGGCTTCTTAAAGGCTATGGTTTTATCCATTCCTGATTTCTGACCAAATTGGCTTTTTGTAGCTCCGGGCATCAAGGCCGTTACACTAACCCCTGTGCCCCGTAATTCCTCTGCGATGCCGTTACTGAAGGAAGTCACAAAGGCCTTCGTTGCATAATAGACGGCTTGAAAAGGTCCCGGAGTGAGGGCCGCCATAGAGGATACGTTTAAAACCCGTCCAGATTTTCTTTGCACAAAATCCGGTAGGAATAATCGGGTTAAAGCAGCTAAGCTCATCACATTGACCTGGATCATGGACCTATCCGCTTCCCAGTCCCTTTTATGGAAGGAGCCTAGGCCTCCAAATCCTGCATTATTGATTAAATAGTCAATGGTAATACCCTTTTCTTTAACACTTGTGTATATGTTTTCAGGACCCTCTGGTAAGTTCAGATCCTGAAGGATAATCTCGACTTTTACCTGGTATTTTGACTCTATCTCTTCTTTGACTTTATTCAAAGCTTCACCATTACGGGCGACGAGAACTAAATCACCACCATAACTTGCATGAAGAATCGCCAGCTCCCGCCCAATACCGGAAGAAGCTCCTGTTATTAAGGCCACCTTGCCTTTTGTATTTTCCACACTAGCCTCCTACTTTAATTATGGAGGTATTATCAGGGAGAGGCAACCAAATTACACACGCCTGCCTAAGACAATCAGGCTTCGTTCCTTATGATCTAATTCGGCGATATTAGGATAATGGCCCCACTCTTCAAAGCCTGATTTTTTAAACAGCCTTAGGCTTGGTTCATTATGAAGGAAGATAAAACCTAAGATAGTCTTAATATCATATTGGGGCGCCTTTTCCAGGCTATGCTGGAGGATGGCAGAACCTAAGCCTTTTCCCCTTTGATCCTCATCCAGATAGATACTGATTTCAACAGTATGTTTATAGGCAGGACGTCCATAGAAGGATTGGAAACTGACCCAGCCTACAATATCTTTCTGATCATTTTCCACGACCCATAAGGGGCGTGTCCGGGGATTATGCTGATAAAACCAGTCTTCCCGACTGGCCACACTAACCGGTTCAAGATCAGCAGTTACCATTCGAGAGGCGATTGTCGTGTTGTAGATAAGGACTATAGTTGGAAGGTCAGCTATCAGGGCATCTCTATAGGTCATAGTTTATATTCCATCAAGTGAAAATCACCTTTTCTAAATCGGGCAATCCCCACCATATGATATCCTAACTTAGTGTATAGTCTGATGGCGTAGGGGTTGAGGGTAAAGCAATCCAAACGAACCGTCTCTGTTCCCTTAGCCCTTAGTTCTTCATGAATATGCATCATGGTTCGGTATCCCACTTTCTGGTTCTGGAATAGAGGATTGACACATAGACGGTGAATCACAGTGAAGTCACTATGAGGATATTGCCATTGCCCTTTGTGATATTCCTCGTCGAATTCCTGATTGAGAACATAAGTGGAGGCAATACGTCCATCAATGCTTACTTTATATAATTGGGATTGTTCCCTATCATAGCGGAGCTGCTTCTCATCAGGATAGATATCATCCCATTGGTCGATACCTAAACTAAGCATTTTATTAACCGCCCTTTGGTACAGGGACAAGACCTCATCCATGTCATCGGCGGTTGCCAGATTATAATCGAGTTCACTCATTACCATAGAACCTATATTACAATGTCTTTTTATTGGACTCCATGGCTTTTGAGATGTTCTTCATATTTTTTATCACTCACGGCAATATGATTAAGGAGCCACTCTTTTAGAAAATTCATGACCGACACACTTAATAACATATTGCCTTTATCAAATTTCTCTTTAAACTCAGTC from Spirochaeta cellobiosiphila DSM 17781 harbors:
- a CDS encoding PEGA domain-containing protein, with protein sequence MKRFILLLLIGLIPFTVFAQRSAAPASSSSSNSSVSEHKFNVTFVGTADKAMIYINGQRWGKGYLNLPTRIPLIRGTYNIEAQSPNQGTIKQTVVVNGDREVNLSFQPLSARVSINSSVTPLRLYIDGQWVGAQGASLNFPYVTELSIGRHSIKATSPGYRDFEQTFDVRSPLTININMQPANAQVNIQYSNQSLKVYLDGQRMGYRFEVLPGNHRLRIEFGDMSTEQSYNFAAGQTYTIVPNLSFSIQ
- a CDS encoding beta-sandwich domain-containing protein, which produces MRKYHIIFLSMAIIIGLISSCQVTVTETANYDVSGNVVNAEVATTSSYYYGMSSTRVKLTRYEDGVLRSYSTYTTYLSSGGSYTFNGVENGTYKLTGELSGYTFVPMYVDITGSNTILPDLIGYQTPSNSTDILIFLQWDNTDYDLDLKLSAPSGASSRTVVESSSPSQTSGSANLSLKRDVKAPYDLTGSKEGYNGTSSSEPRVETIRISGTPYYNSSAGDVNGVPQDEVRIYIDSYGRLKSDGTFDTNNQYITGLTDNSIPAADARLFIMQGSTLYGTWEVPFDTAETTLHVASIKYAAGQVLIYSAGNISSVNADENKNAVYGINKGVRIEDESSIVIIQR
- a CDS encoding class I SAM-dependent methyltransferase — translated: MKWKSELYDSKHNFVSQYGAELIEMLNPGKGERILDLGCGTGDLANQISQEGAHVVGIDSSKDMLKSAKEKYPHLTFENQRAEDFHFDQSFDGVFSNAALHWVLEKEKAAQSIYHCLKPGGRFVAEFGGQGNVSHVLKALCQSLKKEGYEDHMKRQKWYFPSLGEYSTLLEGIGFRVVYAKHFDRPTVLSDQDGLRNWIAMFCSSFLEGIGADKVEVILKDVEEKMVLTNYREGQWYADYVRLRIVATKEPVNLG
- a CDS encoding glycoside hydrolase family 13 protein gives rise to the protein MKKAWWKERVVYQIYPRSFYDSNGDGIGDLQGIIQKLDYLKDLGVGVIWLSPIYKSPNDDNGYDISDYQDIMAEFGTLEDWDELLREMHQRDIKMVMDLVVNHSSDEHQWFIESKKSRDNPYRDYYIWQEGRDGMPPNNWKSWFSGSAWEFHEPTQEYYLHLFSKKQPDLNWDNPDLRTEIFNMMTWWLEKGIDGFRMDVINMISKVPGYPDAEVVDDHPYQFGGQHFLHGPKMMPYLQEMKDKVLQHYDIITVGETPSISTTEASELTDENSGVLNMVFQFELMDMDGGRDRLQSWSLSDLKRITNRWQNDLNGKGWNSNYLCNHDQPRPVSRFGNDQEYRVESAKLLATFNHLIQGTPYIYQGEEIGMTNVDFQSIEAYRDIETLNWYKEEVNLKGGDPSEILTLIKQKSRDNARTPVQWDGSSQGGFTTGTPWIQVNPNYVDINVEQALADKNSIYYYYQKLIALRREYDIIVYGQYDIILPEHKEIYAFTRTLEDQVLLVILNFSEEIPLFYLPEEIAFNSLKLLISNYSVNPKEDIDQFVLRPYEARVYQLVK
- a CDS encoding FAD-dependent oxidoreductase; protein product: MKKRFSILWVSLLLLSLMACGNHKEAQIHYTPGTYEGTGQGHNGDIEVEVTLSENKIENIKIVKNTETESIAQTAMTKIPDSIIKEQSLAVDTVTGATLASEAIVNAVTDALKKSGVDVTKLQIEKKKDEKTQVKSLKADMVIIGSGAAGTAAALTATEEGATVIVLEKAPVPGGLSKLAGGIFAIDSTDQKKAGVAGTYTLQDIIAKWQNYNAYLSDANMFYSVFHNSGDTADWLEQNGFNFTFVGNEQAAHEDDYPTYHAYADQSKKLDYFQAALKIVEERGGQIFYETTATELVGDSTKVTGVKAKEANGTILNITSPHVIMATGGAGANKELIKKYNGFDLMNISTGTQTGDAIKMGKALGVGEGKSIAELHGVTVPGYVPNTPEREPLTYLAYFPTSVFINHSGYRFVEEDIVFDTALTANAAYEQGGSYYSVMSTDMIDTLESKGPTAYGNYPDVNYQVGMPLYPVKEAWTGLTASLNKGVEEGTVIKGNTLEDLAKAIGVDPAILQGTFDQYNDFVKKGEDSMFGKKSPYLEPMNEGPYYAVVTVPVSLGQIGGLAVDSGLHALNNQGKVIQGLFLAGNDVASIYNNTYPTVEGISLGFAFNSGRLAAQTALKK
- a CDS encoding C-GCAxxG-C-C family protein; the protein is MDRCKKALEHFDTSTNCAQSVAIAFEDLIPLSSRDILHMASSFGAGMGGLQSVCGALTGAFMVTGFVSPLPETPEDKVQQKLIIHDLASRFEKRTGTMLCKELVQCDLNTEEGQAYFKEKGIKQKVCHSCVRTAIETFEQMHSEGIFAYK
- a CDS encoding SDR family NAD(P)-dependent oxidoreductase encodes the protein MENTKGKVALITGASSGIGRELAILHASYGGDLVLVARNGEALNKVKEEIESKYQVKVEIILQDLNLPEGPENIYTSVKEKGITIDYLINNAGFGGLGSFHKRDWEADRSMIQVNVMSLAALTRLFLPDFVQRKSGRVLNVSSMAALTPGPFQAVYYATKAFVTSFSNGIAEELRGTGVSVTALMPGATKSQFGQKSGMDKTIAFKKPLQTIKVAQAGYRGMVKGKLNVKVMPFGLRLGLLFLPLLPKSVVLKAISKIQDV
- a CDS encoding GNAT family N-acetyltransferase, giving the protein MTYRDALIADLPTIVLIYNTTIASRMVTADLEPVSVASREDWFYQHNPRTRPLWVVENDQKDIVGWVSFQSFYGRPAYKHTVEISIYLDEDQRGKGLGSAILQHSLEKAPQYDIKTILGFIFLHNEPSLRLFKKSGFEEWGHYPNIAELDHKERSLIVLGRRV
- a CDS encoding GNAT family N-acetyltransferase, giving the protein MSELDYNLATADDMDEVLSLYQRAVNKMLSLGIDQWDDIYPDEKQLRYDREQSQLYKVSIDGRIASTYVLNQEFDEEYHKGQWQYPHSDFTVIHRLCVNPLFQNQKVGYRTMMHIHEELRAKGTETVRLDCFTLNPYAIRLYTKLGYHMVGIARFRKGDFHLMEYKL